Proteins found in one Salvia splendens isolate huo1 chromosome 10, SspV2, whole genome shotgun sequence genomic segment:
- the LOC121753139 gene encoding G-patch domain-containing protein 1-like, giving the protein MATPEVPLRYVGVDRSSAAFRLMKQMGWEEGEGLGKEKQGIKGYVRVKNKQDTLGIGTEIPNAWAFDTTQFDSILKKLKVANRHKPPYEIDNIDDETDAEQPSPSKDKKEAVAKATRPQGRYKKREKGKTVRAYSSQDLEGILVNKTKASETCNAPEVSEDEKPIETSVPDEEGRTQDVPSDWWGYKLGFVVGGMLGADSRRKKSLERTMFNEDDQENLYNLAQGSKTSGKQGLGIKDRKKKIAGCYFEGKKTTFGDSDGEGSTDSHSGVKRKHENLEVDTDPAPRSKLKKLCRQLLEQAPGESMKLKQLKLLVDEHSPSTFSNLSKEEALAFLLQKLENSDRFLVKRNKVLLVKIT; this is encoded by the exons ATGGCGACGCCGGAAGTTCCTCTCCGTTACGTCGGAGTCGATCGGAGCTCTGCCGCCTTCCGCCTCATGAAGCAAATG GGATGGGAAGAAGGTGAAGGGCTTGGAAAGGAAAAGCAAGGCATCAAAGGATATGTAAGGGTGAAGAACAAGCAGGATACTTTAG GTATTGGAACAGAGATACCAAATGCATGGGCTTTTGATACCACTCAGTTTGACAGTATCCTCAAGAAACTGAAAGTG gcaaaccgccataagccgccatacgagattgataacattgatGATGAGACAGATGCTGAACAACCCAGCCCTTCTAAGGACAAAAAAGAGGCAGTTGCCAAGGCTACTCGACCCCAAGGAAG gtataaaaaaagagagaagggaaaGACTGTACGTGCATATTCTTCTCAGGATCTTGAAGGGATTCTT GTGAATAAGACTAAGGCTTCAGAGACCTGTAATGCTCCAGAAGTATCTGAGGATGAGAAGCCAATTGAAACCAGTGTTCCAGATGAAGAAG GAAGAACTCAGGATGTTCCATCAGATTGGTGGGGCTACAAACTTGGGTTTGTTGTTGGAGGTATGCTTGGTGCCGATTCTCGCAGAAAAAAGTCCCTCGAGAGGACCATGTTCAATGAGGATGATCAAGAAAATCTCTACAACTTAGCTCAG GGCTCAAAGACCTCTGGAAAACAAGGGCTTGGTATCAAGGACCGTAAAAAGAAAATCGCAGGCTGCTACTTTGAAGGGAAAAAGACTACTTTCGGTGATAGCGATGGGGAGGGTTCCACTGATTCACATAGTGGAGTGAAAAGGAAACACGAAAATTTGGAGGTGGACACAGATCCTGCACCAAGGTCAAAACTCAAGAAGCTGTGTAGGCAGCTTCTCGAACAG GCACCTGGCGAATCAATGAAGCTGAAGCAGCTTAAACTACTTGTTGATGAACATTCACCTTCTACATTTTCCAACTTATCAAAAGAAGAGGCTCTTGCCTTTTTATTGCAGAAG CTTGAAAACAGTGATAGGTTTTTGGTGAAGAGGAACAAAGTCCTGCTCGTGAAAATAACTTGA
- the LOC121750771 gene encoding probable WRKY transcription factor 29: protein MWEVMEDWSLQAIVQGSSGEFGKMEMEAPDSFFQSDQDLGDIFKPFYPDQTNAAEDYTPKYKKRKNEHKRVVVKVSAEGGLSSDMWAWRKYGQKPIKGSPYPRSYYSSKGCLARKQVEQSCTETGMFIITYTAEHSHSQPTRRNSLAGTVRQKFPSPKPSHKSQHQTERDVKPVIKVEENPKPDPHEFVFSEDFFSWLEEFDEFAQPFSV from the exons ATGTGGGAAGTGATGGAGGACTGGAGTTTGCAGGCAATAGTCCAAGGATCGAGCGGCGAGTTTGGGAAGATGGAAATGGAGGCTCCTGATTCATTCTTCCAATCCGATCAAGATCTTGGCGACATCTTCAAACCATTTTACCCGGATCAAACAAACGCCGCTGAGGATTACACGCCCAAGTACAAGAAAAG GAAGAATGAGCATAAGAGAGTTGTGGTTAAGGTTTCAGCTGAGGGGGGGCTTTCCTCTGACATGTGGGCTTGGCGTAAATACGGCCAAAAACCTATCAAGGGATCGCCATATCCAAG GAGCTATTACAGCTCAAAGGGATGTTTGGCAAGAAAACAAGTGGAGCAAAGCTGTACGGAGACAGGGATGTTCATAATCACCTACACGGCGGAGCACAGCCACAGCCAGCCCACGCGCCGGAACTCCTTAGCTGGCACAGTCAGGCAGAAGTTCCCCTCCCCAAAACCATCCCATAAATCTCAGCACCAAACGGAAAGGGATGTTAAACCGGTGATCAAAGTGGAGGAGAACCCCAAACCCGACCCACACGAATTTGTTTTCAGCGAGGATTTCTTTTCGTGGCTAGAGGAATTCGATGAGTTCGCTCAGCCATTTTCTGTGTAG